A genome region from Synchiropus splendidus isolate RoL2022-P1 chromosome 5, RoL_Sspl_1.0, whole genome shotgun sequence includes the following:
- the LOC128759313 gene encoding chymotrypsin-like protease CTRL-1, translating into MASLVAGTILMSLMISGHGVYSQDCGIAPLNTRIVGGANTASGAWPWQVSLHDDPVGFHICGATVISNDWLLTAAHCILSTSPSAYTVYLGRQNQTGSNPNEVARNLSRVIVHPDYNNQTLDNDITLLKMETPVSFNNYIRPVCLASNSSEFHNGTLGWATGWGKLGANRPSPEWLQEVQIPVIGKRLCTSAYETVGITNQIKDNVICAGEKNKGACQGDSGGPLQFKQNSSWIQAGVTSHGIPCALGIPEVYARVSFFQDWITSQVGGANVQFVTFTSNGNDATAPSSTAAPTTPSSTTVATTPSSDAVGCCRIALSSPFVLLVTLILCHTVVR; encoded by the exons ATGGCATCTTTGGTCGCTGGGACGATTCTCATGAGTTTGATGATCAGTGGGCATG GTGTGTACAGTCAGG ATTGTGGAATTGCACCCCTGAACACAAGGATTGTTGGGGGTGCCAACACAGCATCTGGAGCGTGGCCTTGGCAGGTCAGTCTGCACGACGACCCTGTGGGGTTCCACATCTGTGGAGCGACTGTCATCAGCAACGATTGGTTGCTCACAGCAGCGCACTGCATTCTGTC TACTTCACCTTCAGCGTACACCGTCTACTTGGGTCGACAGAACCAGACGGGTTCCAATCCCAACGAGGTGGCGCGGAACTTGTCCCGGGTCATTGTTCATCCCGATTACAACAACCAAACATTAGACAATGACATAACTCTCCTGAAGATGGAGACCCCTGTTAGCTTTAACAACTACATCCGACCTGTCTGCCTGGCAAGCAACTCCAGCGAGTTCCACAACGGCACCTTGGGCTGGGCCACTGGATGGGGCAAACTTGGCGCCAACA GACCATCTCCTGAATGGCTGCAGGAGGTGCAGATTCCTGTGATTGGAAAAAGACTTTGCACTTCTGCTTACGAGACTGTTGGAATCACGAATCAGATCAAGGATAATGTGATCTGCGCcggtgaaaaaaacaaaggagCATGTCAG ggAGATTCAGGCGGACCCTTGCAGTTCAAACAAAACTCCAGTTGGATCCAGGCAGGCGTCACAAGTCATGGCATCCCGTGTGCTCTAGGTATCCCAGAGGTCTACGCCAGAGTCTCATTTTTCCAGGACTGGATCACCAGCCAAGTGGGAGGAGCCAATGTTCAGTTTGTGACGTTCACATCCAACGGAAACGACGCTACAGCACCCAGCAGCACCGCTGCTCCAACAACACCCAGCAGCACCACTGTTGCCACAACACCCAGCAGTGATGCTGTTGGGTGTTGCAGAATTGCCCTTTCATCTCCTTTTGTGCTGCTGGTGACTCTGATTTTGTGTCACACCGTTGTACGCTAG
- the aldoab gene encoding aldolase a, fructose-bisphosphate, b: MPHAYPFLTPEQKKELSDIAQRIVAPGKGILAADESTGSVAKRFQSINAENTEENRRLYRQLLFTADDRINPCIGGVILFHETMYQKTDDGKPFPQHLKERGMVVGIKVDKGVVPLAGTNGETTTQGLDGLYERCAQYKKDGADFAKWRCVLKITPTTPSRLAIIENANVLARYASICQMHGIVPIVEPEILPDGDHDLKRCQYVTEKVLAGVYKALSDHHVYLEGTLLKPNMVTAGHSCSHKYSNQEIAMATVTALRRTVPPAVPGITFLSGGQSEEEASINLNAMNQCPLHRPWALTFSYGRALQASALKAWGGKKENGKACQDEFIKRALANSQACQGKYVSSGASAAGGDSLFVANHAY, from the exons ATGCCTCACGCATACCCCTTCCTCACTCCTGagcagaagaaggagctcagtgATATCGCTCAGAGGATCGTCGCTCCCGGCAAGGGAATCCTCGCCGCAGACGAGTCCACCG GAAGTGTTGCCAAGCGCTTCCAGAGCATCAACGCTGAGAACACTGAGGAGAACAGGAGGCTGTACCGCCAGCTCCTCTTCACCGCTGATGACCGCATCAACCCCTGCATTGGTGGAGTCATCCTCTTCCACGAGACCATGTACCAGAAGACGGATGATGGCAAGCCCTTCCCCCAGCACCTGAAGGAGAGAGGCATGGTGGTGGGCATCAAGGTGGACAAAGGTGTGGTCCCTCTGGCCGGAACCAACGGCGAGACCACCACGCAGG GTCTGGATGGTCTGTATGAGCGCTGTGCCCAATACAAGAAGGATGGTGCTGACTTTGCCAAGTGGCGTTGTGTGCTGAAGATCACCCCAACCACTCCCTCAAGGCTGGCCATCATCGAGAATGCCAATGTCCTGGCCCGCTATGCCAGCATCTGCCAGATG CACGGCATTGTGCCCATCGTGGAGCCTGAAATCCTCCCCGACGGCGACCACGACCTGAAGCGCTGCCAGTACGTCACAGAGAAGGTCCTGGCCGGGGTCTACAAGGCTCTGTCCGACCATCACGTCTACCTAGAGGGCACCCTGTTGAAGCCCAACATGGTCACCGCTGGACACTCCTGCTCCCACAAGTACAGCAACCAGGagatcgccatggcaaccgtcACTGCCCTGCGTCGCACAGTGCCCCCAGCTGTTCCTG GAATCACCTTCCTGTCAGGTGgccagagtgaggaggaggcgtcCATCAACCTGAACGCCATGAACCAGTGTCCTCTGCACCGACCCTGGGCACTGACCTTCTCTTACGGCCGTGCCCTGCAAGCCTCCGCCCTGAAGGCTTGGGGAGgcaagaaggaaaatggaaaagCGTGCCAGGATGAGTTCATCAAGAGAGCTCTG GCGAACTCTCAGGCCTGCCAGGGCAAATATGTTTCCTCCGGAGCCAGCGCAGCCGGTGGAGACTCGCTCTTCGTGGCGAACCATGCTTATTAA
- the LOC128758834 gene encoding integrin alpha-M-like, giving the protein MDWIVCTAALLSVFGAVTSFNIDPVGWGFLSHPAAGFGYQVVHRGSDLLISAPLEQYSQNRRGKIFHCSTTTCNEIPLSVPEFAVNMSLGLTMVGKTGATLACGPTIPKDCGSITMYTGACLQISSPNRPGPFVPSSNDECQTGADIAFLLDGSGSVGARDFTKMKVFVKDLVKSFLGSDTQFSITEFATDPKVYQYFNSFDIRKWERQINAVRQSSGWTYTAKAIKHIVNNVFSLSRGSRPNVKKILIVITDGESTDPKELPGAAASAKAKGIVPFAIGVGSAFTTSAAYAELVTIASSPKNVFQVENFSALDRIRETLQEKIFSIEGSQTGGASLKMEMAQHGFSAAYVTGGMLMSVVGANQWRGGFLGYASSGMKGTSYLPQNMLADSYLGYSMAVAQTPYGQVTVVGAPRYDHRGIVVAVQYGSEQIIDPYKWEYMIGGYFGAVVCAMMVDGDSFTDLILISAPMFMENDREGKVYVCRMNVLTVECAFDSPLVLRGVEGHIGRFGASLAALPDLNGDGFNDLAVGAPLENDGQGSVYIFQGAGQGTIDPSFSQRIQASEVNSALRFFGMSIGQSSNDLSMDGLPDLAVGSKGKVVILRSRPIMMVEALVSFEPDQIPTQNIDCAAPLTNEATVCFIMRTQHTTFATAAAMINYTLKLDATRRVPSNRAYIKDQNREHSGSIRLDLMQQKCEKVKFFIEPCAEDSLNAINNELKFTFDGFPSAQNLKPSLAQQAQTTTFHPLGFEINCGQDNNCVDNLIVDFNFTSSSAVKVGIDELLDVTVSVENTRENSYNALVTLTYPQGLSYRKFTSRMGRIQCNSLDGEDGISRGKTECTVDKPIFKSNTMAIFIVSYGIEPNSHFDRSIFITANATSGNKQHSPTSELFQTNTIDVKYGIFMTLQSSLSYTNFSFVQRDSEKPIKQSITVSNDIRALNFTVAIRVPVKLGEKDIWADLDSLQIPGCQTHGDERPTVAEFVVEIQKTKVVDCSVATCRVFKCARFMGRLETRQYEISANVSSRWIEQIELNAAKFVLTSTASLEYDTDQYIFFSTTSNDQPPVRKIEVEVDVYPEPDYTKEIVGGSVGGLALLALLTAGLYKAGFFKSKYQNMMNENAETEELAGTVGETPAPEPEIS; this is encoded by the exons ATGGATTGGATTGTTTGTACCGCAGCGTTACTGTCAG TATTTGGTGCCGTCACCAGTTTCAACATCGACCCTGTTGGTTGGGGCTTCCTGAGTCATCCTGCGGCTGGCTTCGGGTATCAAGTGGTGCATAGAGGTTCAGA CTTACTGATAAGTGCACCACTCGAACAGTATTCGCAAAATAGACGAGGAAAAATATTCCACTGCAGCACAACCACTTGCAATGAAATCCCACTATCTG TCCCGGAGTTTGCCGTCAACATGTCCCTGGGTTTGACGATGGTGGGTAAAACAGGAGCCACTCTG GCTTGTGGTCCCACTATCCCGAAAGACTGCGGAAGCATCACCATGTACACCGGTGCCTGCCTTCAGATTAGCTCACCAAATCGCCCAGGACCTTTCGTTCCATCTTCAAACGACG AGTGTCAGACGGGGGCTGACATCGCGTTTCTGCTGGACGGTTCTGGGAGTGTGGGTGCACGGGATTTCACTAAAATGAAGGTCTTTGTGAAAGATCTGGTGAAATCTTTCCTTGGATCAGATACACAG TTTTCCATCACAGAGTTCGCCACTGATCCAAAAGTTTATCAATACTTCAACTCTTTTGATATCAGAAAGTGGGAGCGTCAGATAAACGCTGTCCGTCAAAGTTCTGGCTGGACGTACACTGCCAAGGCGATCAAACACATAGT GAATAATGTTTTTTCACTGAGTCGAGGATCCAGGCCGAATGTGAAGAAGATTTTAATCGTAATTACAGATGGAGAATCCACTGACCCAAAAGAGTTGCCAGGTGCAGCAGCGTCAGCTAAGGCTAAGGGCATTGTTCCGTTTGCAATTGGG GTTGGCTCAGCATTCACAACCAGCGCTGCATATGCAGAACTGGTTACTATTGCTTCATCACCCAAAAACGTCTTCCAAGTGGAGAACTTCAGCGCCCTGGACAGAATACGTGAGACTTTACAGGAGAAAATATTTTCCATCGAAG GGTCACAAACAGGCGGGGCGTCGCTTAAAATGGAGATGGCGCAACATGGCTTCAGCGCCGCCTACGTCACAGGA GGGATGCTGATGTCTGTTGTTGGTGCGAACCAGTGGAGGGGAGGGTTCCTGGGTTATGCCTCCAGTGGCATGAAAGGGACCTCCTACCTGCCCCAGAACATGCTGGCTGACAGCTATTTGG gtTACTCCATGGCAGTTGCCCAGACCCCGTATGGCCAAGTGACAGTTGTTGGAGCGCCCAGATACGATCACAGAGGAATTGTAGTAGCTGTTCAATACGGCAGTGAACAAATTATTGATCCTTATAAATGGGAG TACATGATCGGGGGATATTTCGGGGCAGTGGTTTGTGCCATGATGGTGGATGGTGATTCCTTCACTGATCTCATCCTAATATCTGCCCCGATGTTTATGGAGAACGATCGAGAGGGGAAGGTGTATGTGTGCAGAATGAACGTTCTG ACTGTAGAGTGCGCCTTCGATTCTCCACTGGTGCTGAGAGGAGTGGAGGGTCACATCGGACGGTTTGGTGCTTCTCTGGCCGCCTTGCCTGACCTGAACGGAGACGGATTCAATGACTTGGCAGTTGGTGCTCCGTTAGAAAATGACGGTCAAGGAAGCGTTTACATTTTCCAGGGTGCAGGACAGGGAACAATTGATCCATCCTTTTCACAG AGGATACAAGCTTCGGAGGTGAACTCAGCACTCAGGTTCTTTGGCATGTCAATCGGCCAGTCCTCCAATGACCTCAGCATGGACGGACTTCCTGACCTGGCAGTGGGGTCGAAAGGAAAGGTGGTGATTCTCAG GTCCAGGCCGATCATGATGGTGGAAGCTTTGGTTTCCTTTGAACCTGACCAGATCCCGACTCAGAACATCGACTGCGCGGCACCACTGACCAATGAGGCGACTGTCTGCTTCATTATGAGAACCCAACACACAACCTTTGCAACAG CTGCAGCAATGATCAATTACACTTTGAAACTGGATGCCACGCGCAGGGTCCCCAGCAACAGAGCCTACATCAAAGACCAAAATCGAGAACATTCTGGATCCATCAGGCTTGACTTGATGCAGCAGAAATGTGAGAAAGTGAAGTTCTTTATTGAG ccCTGCGCAGAAGATTCGCTCAATGCCATCAACAACGAGCTTAAATTCACCTTTGATGGATTTCCGTCCGCCCAGAATCTGAAGCCAAGCCTTGCTCAGCAAGCTCAGACGACCACATTTCATCCA CTGGGCTTTGAGATTAACTGCGGCCAGGACAACAACTGCGTCGATAATCTGATTGTGGATTTCAACTTCACAAG CTCTTCAGCCGTCAAAGTGGGAATCGACGAGCTGTTGGACGTCACTGTGTCTGTTGAGAACACAAGGGAAAACTCGTACAACGCCCTAGTCACTCTGACTTACCCCCAAGGCCTGTCTTACAGGAAGTTTACAAGTCGGATG GGCAGAATCCAATGTAACTCGCTGGACGGTGAAGATGGGATATCCAGAGGAAAGACCGAGTGCACTGTTGACAAGCCCATTTTCAAGAGCAACACAATG GCGATATTCATCGTTTCCTATGGGATTGAACCCAACAGCCATTTTGACAGAAGCATTTTTATCACAGCAAATGCCACGAG TGGCAATAAACAACACTCACCAACAAGTGAGCTTTTCCAGACAAACACTATTGATGTGAAGTATGGCATCTTCATGACACTTCAAAG CTCACTCAGCTACACCAATTTCAGCTTTGTCCAAAGGGATTCGGAGAAACCCATCAAACAATCCATTACG GTGAGCAATGACATCAGAGCCCTGAATTTCACCGTGGCGATCAGGGTGCCGGTGAAGCTTGGCGAAAAAGACATCTGGGCCGATTTGGATAGTCTGCAG ATTCCTGGTTGCCAAACGCACGGTGATGAAAGACCAACTGTGGCTGAATTTGTTGTTGAGATACAGAAAACTAAAGTTGTG GACTGTTCAGTAGCAACGTGCAGAGTGTTCAAGTGCGCACGGTTCATGGGACGACTGGAGACCAGGCAGTACGAAATCTCTGCCAACGTCAGCTCACGATGGATAGAGCAG ATTGAACTCAATGctgccaagtttgttttgacCAGCACTGCCAGTCTGGAGTACGACACCGACCAGTACATCTTCTTTTCCACCACTTCAAACGATCAACCTCCAGTGCGCAAG ATTGAAGTAGAGGTGGATGTGTACCCTGAGCCAGACTACACCAAAGAGATAGTTGGAGGATCTGTGGGGGGTTTGGCTTTACTGGCATTACTCACAGCGGGTCTGTACAAG GCTGGATTTTTCAAGAGCAAGTACCAGaacatgatgaatgaaaatgcaGAAACGGAGGAGCTTGCTGGGACAGTTGGTGAAACACCCGCCCCAGAGCCTGAAATCAGCTGA